The Opitutus sp. ER46 genome contains the following window.
GGGAACAGGCCAAACAGGTCCGCGGTTTCAAGGACCTCGGCACCGCGATGGCCATCTCCGTGGGCGCCATCTTCCTGGCGCTGGTCCTGCAGTTCAACCACGCCGTCAAACCGCTGCTGGTGTTTGCGGCGGTGCCGTTCGGTGTCGTCGGCTCGATCGCCGCGCTCGCCGTCATGGGCACGCCCTTCGGCTTCATGGCGCTCATGGGCATCGCGAGCCTCGTCGGCGTGATCGTCAGCCACGTCATCGTGCTGTTCGACTGCATCGAAGACAAACGCGAGGAGGGTGAACCCCTGGAACAGGCGCTGGTCGACGCCGGGATCATCCGGCTCCGCCCGGTCATGATCACCGTCGCCGCCACCGTGCTGGCCCTGTTCCCGCTCGCGCTGCATGGCGGGCCGCTCTGGCAGCCGCTGTGCTACGCGCAGATCGGCGGGCTCACCGCCGCGACTTTCGTGACCCTGCTGCTCGTGCCGGTGCTCTACAGCGTCTGTGTCTATGACCTGAAGCTGATCCGGTGGCGCGACGCGGACGAATCCGAGTCCTGAGCCTGCCCCCCGGCAGGGCCAAGCCATGCGTCGCGCGCATCGCGCGGCTTGCCCCGCCGCGCCGGCCGCCCATGGTGGCCGGCGTGAACACCGACCTGCTCCGGTCCTTCGTGCTGATCTCCGAGCTGGGCAGCCTGAGCAAGGCCGCCGAGCGCATGCGCGTTTCGCAATCGACGCTCACCCGCCAGATGCAGGTGCTCGAGCACGAGATTGGCGGCCGCCTTTTCGAGCGGGGGCACGCCGGCGTCGCGCTGACCGCCGCCGGCCAGCGACTCCTGCTGGGCATGCCCCCGCTGCTCGACCAGCTCAACGAGCTCCTCACCGAGGTCGGCAAGCTGGCCCGCGGCAAGACCTCGACCATCCGCGTGGGCTATCTCGGGTCCATGGCCGCCAGCCACCTCAGCCCGGCCTTGCGCGTGTTTCGGCAGCAGCACCCGGCCGTCAAGGTGACCCTGCGCGACCTCTCTCCCGGCGAACAGCTCGCCGCCCTGCGCGCCGGCCAGCTCGACGTCGCCTTCATCGGCGAGGTCGACCGCTCGCTCGGCCGCGAGTTCTACCTGCGCTCGGTCGGCACGCTGCCGCTCGAGGTCGTCCTGTCCGAGGAGCACCCGCTGGCCCGGAAGGCGCCGCTGCGGCTCGTCGATCTCCGCGACGAGACCTTCGTGCGCGTGCCTGACTCCGACATTCCGGGCTACGAGCGCTGGCTCACCCAGCTCTGCCGCAAGGCCGGCTTTCGGCCGCGGTTCGGCGAAGTCGGCGAAAGCATCGGGCATGCGCTCGCGCTCGTGGTTTCGGACAACCTCGTGACCACCGTGCCCAAGTACGACCTGCGGCCCGGGGCCCCGGGCGTCGTCTTTCGCGAACTACCGCTCGTGGACGCAAAGTGGGAAATGCTGGTCTCCTGGCAGCGCGGCAAGGTCGCCGCGCCTCTCTGTGACCTCGTCGACGCGCTGGCGCAGGTTGTCAGCCGGAGCCGTCCCCCCGCACCGCCGCGTTCCTGAGCCAGTCGTCCAGCCGACCGCCCGCGCCCGGCCGGTCGCTACGGAGCAGCAGATCGATGCGGGCCAGCAGCGCTGGCACCTCAAAAGGCTTGGCCAGGAACGCCTGCCGCTCCGGCAGACTCAACAACCGGCCGGCCTGCTCCGGGTTGTAGCCGCTCATCAGCAGCACCGGCAGTTCGGGGCGTTCCAACTGGAGTCGGTTCGCCAGCTCCGGCCCGGTGATTCCTCCGGGCATCACCACGTCGGTGATCAGCAGGTCGATCGCGGCACGGTGCGTGTTCCACATCGCGAGCGCGCTCGCGCCGTCCACCGCGGCCAGGACATTGAAGCCGTGCCGGCGCAGCAGCGTCACCGTGATCGTGCGCACCGCCTCTTCATCCTCGACGACGAGGATCGTCGCGCCGCCGCCGCGTACCGGGGAGGTCTGGGCTGCGACGGCCGGGGCCGCCGGAGCCGTCGCGGCCGCCGCGGGCAGGTACACCCGAAAGACCGAGCCGCGGCCGGATTCCGTCTCCACCGTGATCCAACCGTGGTGCTGGTTGATGATGCCGAAAACCGTCGCCAGGCCCAGACCGGTCCCCCGGCCCGCGCTCTTGGTGGTGAAGAAGGGCTCGAAGATGTGGGGCAGGATGTCGGCCGGAATGCCGCAGCCCGTGTCGGCCACGGCAATACACACATACGCGCCCGGGGGATTCCCGCGCGTCTGCGTGGCCGCAAAGGTCTCGGTTGTGACCGTCACCCGCAGCTCACCCCCGGCCGGCAGCATTGCGTCCCGGGCATTCACCGCCAGGTTGATGATCACCTGGTCCAGCATGCCGCGGTCGGCATTGACCGCGACCGCGGCCGGCGTGGGCACCACGGTCAGGCGGATCTGTTCGCCGAGGAGCCGGTGCAACATCCCCGCGAGATTGGTCAGCGCCTCGCCCACCTGCACGAGCTCCACCTGCATGACCTGCCGGCGGCTGAACATCAGCAGCTGGCGCGTCAGGCCGGCGCCGCGCCGGACCGCGCGATCGATATCGTGCGTCGAGGTCTGCACCGCCTCCGGCAGCGTCGGGTCCATCGCGATGAGCTGGGCGTTGGCCTGGACCGCGGTGAGGATGTTGTTGAAGTCATGCGCAATGCCGCCGGCCAGCTGGCCCACCGCCTCCATCTTCTGCGACTGCCGGAGCTGGGCCTCGAGTTCGCGCCGCTGGCTGATGTCGATGCACACGGCAATGACGTGCGTCGGCCGCCCCTGCGTGTTGCGCGCCAATGACACCGTCACCTCCACCCACACCGACCCGCCACTGCTTCGCACGTACCGCTTCTCCCGACGGTAGCTCTTGATCTCATCCGCCAGGAGCCGCCCCATCTGCCGCGCATCCTCCGCGCGATCGTCCGGGTGCGTGATTTCGTCGGCCGTGCGCTGCCGCAACTCCGCGGGCTGGTACCCGAGCAGCGCGGTGAAGGTGGCGTTCACGCGCACGATCCGCCGATTTTCCAGGCGCGCGTGCATCACGCCCACCGCCGCCGAATCAAAGGTGGTCCGGTACAACTCCTCGATCTTGCGCAGCGCCGACGCGGCGCGACGCGACTCCGTGATGTCATGCCAGTAGCCCACGACCGCCGGTTCGCCCGCCCGGGCCTCCGGCACCACCCGCCGTTCGTCGCGGATCCAGCGGTAGCCCCCCGCCTTCACCTCGAAGCGATACACATGCACGCTGGTGGCCATGGACGAACTTGCGCCCAGGACCTCGAGCGTCACGCGGGGGCGGTCTTCCGGGTGCACGTGGTTGATCCAGAACTCGGGCTGGTCGACAAACTCGTCGGGGGTGTAGCCAAGGATGGCGGCGACGCTCGGGCTCACGTACGTGTGCGCCGCGCAGGCGCCCAGCCGCGCGGTGTAGAGCACGATCGGGGCCGTGGTGACGAGCAGGTCCAGCTGCTCGCGCAGCTGCCGCGCCTCGGCCGTCGCGCGGTTGCGCTCGGTCAGATCCCGGAGGACCATCTGCGCCACGCGGCGGCCATGAAAATCGACCGGCGCCGCCGCCACTTCGATGTCCAAGGCCGCGCCGTCGCGGCGGATGATGCGCTGCTCCGTTGGCTGGATGCTCTGCCCATGCACGAGCAAGGAGCACAGCTTCGGGTCCAGCGCGGCCCGCGAGGCGGGATGGAGGTAGTCAAGCGGCGACCGGCCGACGAGTTCGCCGGCGCTCGTGGCGCCCAGCAACCGCACGGCCGCAGGATTGACGTATTCGATCGCGCCCCGGCTCTTCACGACGATGGCATCCGGCGACATCTCGATCAGACGGCGATAGCGTTCCTCGCTTTGCGCCATCTGCTCCAGCGCCGTCCGACGCGCCTCGTCGGCGCGGTGCAGCGACCGCGCCGTCAGCAACACCACGATGCCCAGCAGGTACACGCTGATGGCACCGTCGAGCAGCCAGCCAAAACCCGCGGGGATCACCCCGTAGCGCTCCGTCGCCCGTTCAAGCCCGTTGATCAGCAGCGGCAGCAGCACGATCGGCACCACCATGCGGCGCAGCAGGCGGCCGCCGGCCGTCGGCGCCGTCACCAGCCGCATGAAGCCGATCTGCGGCTGGGCCAGGAAATAGCCGGTTGCCACCAGCGCAAAGGCGAGTGCGCCCGGCAACGACATCGAGCGAAAAAAGGGAACGGGATGCAGCTGGTTGACGCCGAGAAGGTAGCCATTCAGCGCCACCAGGGAGCCAAAACCGATCAGCAGCACGAGTCCCTGCCGGAGACGCACCCACCGCATCGACGTTTCCGGCAACAGCATCGCCACGCCCACCCCGGCGAGACCCGCCGTCTCCGCCAGCGAGACGCCATGCGGTCCGTCCACCACCCAGTCCACCAGCGCGCCCGCCCCGAGCAACGTCGCCCCGACGGCGGGCAACCGCGCGCGCCGGCGCTGCTCCGCGTGCCGCCCCACGGCTGCGGCCAGCATCACCACGCCCAAAGCGACGACCGGCGGGAGCGACGGCCATTGGGCATGGAACCGCGTCGGCAGGTCGTATCCCGTCACCCA
Protein-coding sequences here:
- a CDS encoding PAS domain S-box protein translates to MVAVAEEIVPARAADVHVRWCLRGARLAAGLVLVLGLTPVVAWVTGYDLPTRFHAQWPSLPPVVALGVVMLAAAVGRHAEQRRRARLPAVGATLLGAGALVDWVVDGPHGVSLAETAGLAGVGVAMLLPETSMRWVRLRQGLVLLIGFGSLVALNGYLLGVNQLHPVPFFRSMSLPGALAFALVATGYFLAQPQIGFMRLVTAPTAGGRLLRRMVVPIVLLPLLINGLERATERYGVIPAGFGWLLDGAISVYLLGIVVLLTARSLHRADEARRTALEQMAQSEERYRRLIEMSPDAIVVKSRGAIEYVNPAAVRLLGATSAGELVGRSPLDYLHPASRAALDPKLCSLLVHGQSIQPTEQRIIRRDGAALDIEVAAAPVDFHGRRVAQMVLRDLTERNRATAEARQLREQLDLLVTTAPIVLYTARLGACAAHTYVSPSVAAILGYTPDEFVDQPEFWINHVHPEDRPRVTLEVLGASSSMATSVHVYRFEVKAGGYRWIRDERRVVPEARAGEPAVVGYWHDITESRRAASALRKIEELYRTTFDSAAVGVMHARLENRRIVRVNATFTALLGYQPAELRQRTADEITHPDDRAEDARQMGRLLADEIKSYRREKRYVRSSGGSVWVEVTVSLARNTQGRPTHVIAVCIDISQRRELEAQLRQSQKMEAVGQLAGGIAHDFNNILTAVQANAQLIAMDPTLPEAVQTSTHDIDRAVRRGAGLTRQLLMFSRRQVMQVELVQVGEALTNLAGMLHRLLGEQIRLTVVPTPAAVAVNADRGMLDQVIINLAVNARDAMLPAGGELRVTVTTETFAATQTRGNPPGAYVCIAVADTGCGIPADILPHIFEPFFTTKSAGRGTGLGLATVFGIINQHHGWITVETESGRGSVFRVYLPAAAATAPAAPAVAAQTSPVRGGGATILVVEDEEAVRTITVTLLRRHGFNVLAAVDGASALAMWNTHRAAIDLLITDVVMPGGITGPELANRLQLERPELPVLLMSGYNPEQAGRLLSLPERQAFLAKPFEVPALLARIDLLLRSDRPGAGGRLDDWLRNAAVRGDGSG
- a CDS encoding LysR family transcriptional regulator is translated as MNTDLLRSFVLISELGSLSKAAERMRVSQSTLTRQMQVLEHEIGGRLFERGHAGVALTAAGQRLLLGMPPLLDQLNELLTEVGKLARGKTSTIRVGYLGSMAASHLSPALRVFRQQHPAVKVTLRDLSPGEQLAALRAGQLDVAFIGEVDRSLGREFYLRSVGTLPLEVVLSEEHPLARKAPLRLVDLRDETFVRVPDSDIPGYERWLTQLCRKAGFRPRFGEVGESIGHALALVVSDNLVTTVPKYDLRPGAPGVVFRELPLVDAKWEMLVSWQRGKVAAPLCDLVDALAQVVSRSRPPAPPRS